A genomic region of Friedmanniella luteola contains the following coding sequences:
- a CDS encoding ABC transporter substrate-binding protein: MSTSLSRRGFLGTMSLASAAVFFGACSGGGDDGPAAPSAGPQVSQADIDAAMAKPTTLTFWTWVPDIQNQVDLFEKQYPAMKVQLVNVGQGSPHYQKLRAAIQSGQGAPDVTQMEFQYIPSFTLGDNLLDISGYGVAGIKDQYPEWVWSQVSKGEVVYAVPQDVGPMGLLYRDDLLSDAGVEVPTTWDAFAAAAADYRTANPKSYLTNLAPNQPGQIIAYLWQAGARPFAYDGDKTVTVDLASDAGKKVLGFWGEMLAAGSLSVDPDFTDSWYQGLANGKYASWPTAAWGPVFLQGTAKKTSGKWRAVPLPQWDESAPASGNWGGSTDAVLKTSANPIAAAQLALWINTAKEPALKLATEQFLFPPSTTILNDPEVADLESPFFGGQKVNTTFKDISETVTPDFGWLPFMDFVYTNFNETLGKAIADKGDLVAGLQKWQDAVAGYAKDQGFTVA; this comes from the coding sequence ATGTCCACGTCCCTCTCCCGCCGCGGCTTCCTCGGCACGATGTCCCTCGCCTCCGCCGCGGTCTTCTTCGGCGCCTGCAGCGGCGGCGGCGACGACGGCCCCGCTGCCCCGTCCGCCGGTCCGCAGGTCAGCCAGGCCGACATCGACGCGGCCATGGCCAAGCCGACGACCCTCACCTTCTGGACCTGGGTCCCGGACATCCAGAACCAGGTGGACCTCTTCGAGAAGCAGTACCCGGCGATGAAGGTCCAGCTGGTCAACGTGGGTCAGGGCTCGCCGCACTACCAGAAGCTGCGCGCGGCCATCCAGTCCGGCCAGGGCGCGCCCGACGTCACCCAGATGGAGTTCCAGTACATCCCCTCCTTCACCCTGGGCGACAACCTGCTGGACATCTCCGGCTACGGCGTGGCCGGCATCAAGGACCAGTACCCCGAGTGGGTGTGGTCGCAGGTGAGCAAGGGCGAGGTCGTCTACGCCGTGCCGCAGGACGTCGGCCCGATGGGGCTGCTCTACCGCGACGACCTGCTCTCCGACGCCGGCGTCGAGGTGCCGACCACCTGGGACGCGTTCGCCGCTGCGGCCGCGGACTACCGCACGGCCAACCCGAAGAGCTACCTCACCAACCTGGCGCCCAACCAGCCCGGCCAGATCATCGCCTACCTCTGGCAGGCGGGTGCGCGGCCCTTCGCCTACGACGGGGACAAGACCGTCACCGTCGACCTGGCCAGCGACGCGGGCAAGAAGGTCCTCGGGTTCTGGGGCGAGATGCTCGCCGCGGGCAGCCTCTCGGTCGACCCCGACTTCACCGACTCCTGGTACCAGGGCCTGGCCAACGGCAAGTACGCCAGCTGGCCGACCGCCGCCTGGGGACCCGTCTTCCTCCAGGGGACCGCCAAGAAGACCTCGGGCAAGTGGCGTGCGGTGCCGCTGCCGCAGTGGGACGAGTCCGCCCCCGCCTCGGGCAACTGGGGTGGCTCGACCGACGCCGTGCTGAAGACCAGCGCCAACCCCATCGCCGCCGCCCAGCTGGCGCTGTGGATCAACACGGCGAAGGAGCCGGCGCTCAAGCTGGCCACCGAGCAGTTCCTGTTCCCGCCGTCGACCACGATCCTCAACGACCCCGAGGTGGCCGACCTCGAGTCGCCGTTCTTCGGTGGTCAGAAGGTGAACACGACGTTCAAGGACATCTCCGAGACCGTCACGCCGGACTTCGGCTGGCTGCCGTTCATGGACTTCGTCTACACCAACTTCAACGAGACGCTCGGCAAGGCCATCGCCGACAAGGGCGACCTGGTCGCCGGCCTGCAGAAGTGGCAGGACGCCGTCGCCGGCTACGCCAAGGACCAGGGCTTCACCGTCGCCTGA
- a CDS encoding carbohydrate ABC transporter permease, translating into MATATVPAALQRKRHGLTVAKKRQYRAAYLFVLPFFVIFLAMIIVPLGYAGYLSFFRRQLVGGVSFVGLENYAKALTDPNFLGSVARMAGFLLVQVPLMLGFSLFFALALDSGMTRLSKVIRLGIFVPYAVPSVVAALMWGYLYGPDFGPFAQTAALLGLPAPPFLTSTGMFFSIINVVNWEFIGYNMIIIYAALRSIPPELYEAGRVDGASEARIAWSIKIPHVRPALVLTVIFSVIGTFQLFNEPNLLRTVAPTVIGNSYTPNLYAYTLAFVNQDVNYAAAIAFLLGIVIMALSYAVQLWNQRKETRS; encoded by the coding sequence ATGGCCACCGCCACCGTTCCCGCTGCCCTGCAGCGCAAGCGTCACGGGCTCACCGTGGCGAAGAAGCGGCAGTACCGCGCCGCGTACCTGTTCGTCCTGCCGTTCTTCGTGATCTTCCTCGCGATGATCATCGTCCCGCTCGGCTACGCCGGCTACCTGTCGTTCTTCCGCCGCCAGCTGGTGGGCGGTGTCTCCTTCGTGGGCCTCGAGAACTACGCCAAGGCCCTCACCGACCCGAACTTCCTCGGCAGCGTGGCCCGGATGGCGGGCTTCCTGCTGGTCCAGGTGCCGCTCATGCTCGGCTTCTCGCTGTTCTTCGCGCTGGCCCTGGACAGCGGGATGACCCGGCTGTCCAAGGTCATCCGGCTCGGCATCTTCGTGCCCTACGCGGTGCCGAGCGTCGTCGCGGCGCTGATGTGGGGCTACCTGTACGGCCCCGACTTCGGCCCCTTCGCCCAGACCGCGGCGCTGCTGGGGCTGCCGGCCCCGCCGTTCCTCACGTCGACGGGCATGTTCTTCTCGATCATCAACGTCGTGAACTGGGAGTTCATCGGCTACAACATGATCATCATCTACGCCGCGCTGCGGTCGATCCCGCCCGAGCTCTACGAGGCGGGGCGCGTCGACGGCGCGTCGGAGGCGCGGATCGCCTGGTCGATCAAGATCCCCCACGTGCGGCCGGCCCTGGTGCTCACCGTGATCTTCTCCGTGATCGGCACGTTCCAGCTCTTCAACGAGCCCAACCTGCTGCGCACCGTCGCGCCGACGGTGATCGGGAACTCCTACACGCCGAACCTCTACGCCTACACGCTCGCCTTCGTCAACCAGGACGTGAACTACGCCGCCGCCATCGCCTTCCTGCTGGGCATCGTGATCATGGCCCTCTCCTACGCGGTGCAGCTCTGGAACCAGCGCAAGGAGACCCGGTCATGA
- a CDS encoding carbohydrate ABC transporter permease codes for MTTTAAPTTPLTAPASRPTRSRDEPRRRTSLLLTVVMVACLLYFLFPLYWLAVASTKSNADLFSTFGLWFADFNLVDNLRSVFTFQDGVFSRWALNSVIYAVTSAIGATLLATAAGYAFAKYDFPGGRALFSIILGAVMIPTTALAIPTYLLFARAQLTDTYWAIILPSLVSPFGVYLMRVYAADAVDGSMLEAARVDGAGEFRIFATVAFRLLVPGAVTVLLFSLVATWNNYFLPLIMLNTPQKFPLTVGLAQWQSSAAAGSGSQALFSTVITGSLVSIIPLVVAFLLLQRFWQSGLSAGGVKA; via the coding sequence ATGACCACCACCGCCGCACCCACCACCCCGCTGACGGCGCCGGCGAGCCGGCCGACCCGGTCCCGGGACGAGCCTCGGCGGCGCACCAGCCTGCTGCTCACCGTCGTCATGGTGGCCTGCCTGCTCTACTTCTTGTTCCCGCTCTACTGGCTGGCGGTCGCCTCCACCAAGTCCAACGCCGACCTGTTCAGCACCTTCGGGTTGTGGTTCGCCGACTTCAACCTCGTCGACAACCTGCGGAGCGTCTTCACCTTCCAGGACGGCGTCTTCTCCCGCTGGGCCCTGAACTCGGTGATCTACGCCGTGACCAGCGCCATCGGGGCCACCCTGCTGGCCACCGCGGCGGGCTACGCGTTCGCCAAGTACGACTTCCCGGGCGGCCGGGCGCTGTTCTCCATCATCCTCGGCGCGGTGATGATCCCGACGACGGCGCTGGCCATCCCCACCTACCTGCTGTTCGCCCGGGCCCAGCTGACCGACACCTACTGGGCGATCATCCTGCCCTCGCTGGTCAGCCCGTTCGGGGTCTACCTGATGCGGGTCTACGCCGCGGACGCGGTCGACGGCTCGATGCTCGAGGCCGCGAGGGTGGACGGGGCCGGTGAGTTCCGCATCTTCGCCACCGTCGCCTTCCGGCTGCTGGTGCCGGGCGCGGTGACGGTGCTGCTGTTCAGCCTGGTCGCGACCTGGAACAACTACTTCCTGCCGCTGATCATGCTCAACACGCCGCAGAAGTTCCCGTTGACGGTGGGGCTGGCCCAGTGGCAGTCCTCCGCCGCCGCCGGCTCCGGCTCCCAGGCCCTGTTCTCCACGGTGATCACCGGCTCCCTCGTCTCGATCATCCCGCTCGTCGTCGCCTTCCTGCTCCTGCAGCGCTTCTGGCAGTCCGGCCTGTCGGCCGGCGGCGTCAAGGCATGA